The Victivallis sp. Marseille-Q1083 DNA window GGAGCGGACGCTGCCGGTGCTGTTGGTCGGCGGCGGTTCCAATCTGGTCGGTTGCGATGCGGAATTTGCCGGTATCGTCGTCCGGTTGCGGCAGAACGACTTCGTCCGGCTGCGTTTCGGGCGCAATCATGTGACGGTCGGCGGCGGCGTGCGGCTGGCCGATCTGGTCAACAGTTGCGCGCGGCACGGTTTCGGTGCGCTGGCGCCGCTGGTCGGGATTCCCGGCACGGTCGGGGGCGCGTTGCGGATGAATGCCGGAGCGCATGACGTGACGTTGAGTGAATTTGTCATCGAGCTGTTCGGCTGGCATCTGGACGGAACGCCGTGGACGGCGGTGCGGGAGGATATCCAGTGGCGTTATCGCGCCAGTTCGCTGCCGGAGGATGTGGTGATCACCGGCGCGATCCTCCGCCTGGATTCCGGCATCGACAAGGAGGCCGCCCGGAAGGTATCCTATTATCTGGATCTGCGGCGGCAGCACGAACCGCGCGGCCGCAGCGCCGGATGTGCGTTCCGGAATATCGCGCCGGACGAACCGGCCGGCCGGCTGATCGACCGCTGCGGCCTCAAAGGCGCCGTTTCCGGCGGTGCCGGAATCAGCGACAAGCATGCCAATTATCTGATGAACGGCGGAGAGGCCAGTGAGAACGATGTCGTCGAGCTGCTGTCCCGGGTGCGGCGGGAAGTGGCGGCGCAGACCGGTTTGTACCTGGTGCCGGAGTACTGTTTCGCCGATCCGGCCGCGTTGCGCCGGGTGCTTGCCGCGGCGATGCCGCCCCGGGTGGCGGTGTTGAAAGGCGGCGACAGCAGCGAACGGGAAGTGTCGCTGCGTTCCGGCGCGGCGGTGGCGCAGGCGCTGCGCAATGCCAATTATCCGGTGCGGGAAATCGATTTGAAGTCGTGCGAGGTACTGCCGGAGATGGCGGCCGCCGAGGTGATTTTTCCGGTATTGCACGGTGGTTTCGGAGAGGACGGCTCGTTGCAGGCCGTGCTGGAAGCGGCTCACCTGAATTTTGTCGGCAGCGGCAGCGCAGCCTGCCGGCTGGTGATGGACAAAATCGCCACCAAGCAATTGCTGGAGACGATGCAATTGCCGACGGCGCGCTGGGCGACCGTCAGCCGCGAACATCCGGAGTTTCCGGACGGTCTGCAGTTGCCGGTGATGATCAAAGCGCCATGGCAGGGATCGACGATCGGCATTGCCAAGGTGGAAAAAGCGGCCGACTGGGCGGCGGCGCTGGAAAAGATTTTCGTTTATGACGAGGTGTTGCTGGTCGAAGAGTTCATCGCCGGCAGCGAGATCACCGTGCCGGTCGTCAACGGCCGGGTGATGCCGGTGGTGGAGATCCAGAGTCCGCACGGTTTTTACGATTACGATGCGAAATATGTTTATCAGAACGGCAAAACGAACTATTTCTGTCCGCCCCGGACCATCTCGGAGCGGACCCAGCGCGAAGCGTCCGCCGCGGCGTTGAAATTCTACGTAGCGGCCGGTTGCCGGGACTTGTTGCGGGTGGATTTCATGGTGGACGCTGCCGGAAACAGCTTTATGCTGGAAGGCAACGCGCTGCCGGGCTTCACGGCGACCAGCCTGGTGCCGAAAGCGGCGCAGGTGGCCGGCATGTCCTTCGAAAGGCTGTGCGCGTCGCTGGTCCAAGCGGCGCGGCAGCGGGCGTGAAGGACGCCGGGGCAGCCGGATGGGCGGCTCGGAAAAATCGATCGGTTCGGCCGGAAGGCCATTGCATTTTCAAATTTCGCAAGGTATGGTAGCGGATACGGATATTTGGAACCGAGGGACGGGTACGGGTGAACATTCTTGGAATTTCTGCCTATTATCATGATTCGGCAGCCGCTTTGCTTTGCGACGGCGTCGTCGTTGCGGCGGCCCAGGAGGAGCGTTTTTCTCGGCGCAAACAGGATGCGTCGTTTCCGTCGCGGGCGGTGGATTTTTGTCTGAAACAGGCCGGGCTTGCGGTCAGTGAGCTGGATTATGTCGTCTTCTACGAGAAACCGCTGCAGAAATTCGACCGACTGCTGGAAACTTACCTGGCCTTTGCGCCGCGCGGTTTCGCCTCGTTCAGCCGGGCGATACCGCAGTGGCTGAAGCAGAAGCTTTTTCTGCGCCGTGATATCCGGCACCGGCTGGGCCGGGATTTCCGGGGGAAATTGCTGTTTACGGAGCATCATCAGTCGCATGCGGCCTCGGCGTTTTATCCGTCGCCGTTTGAGCGGGCGGCGGTTTTGACGGTGGACGGGGTCGGCGAGTGGGCGACTGCCAGCATCGGCGTCGGAAACGGCCGCCGGCTGGAATTGTATGAACAGATGAATTTTCCGCATTCGCTTGGCTTGTTGTATTCCGCCTTTACCGGTTATTGCGGTTTCCGGGTCAATTCCGGCGAATACAAGCTGATGGGGCTGGCGCCTTACGGCCGGCCGGTGTATGCCGGGCTGATCCGGGAAAAATTGGTGCGGATTTTCGATGACGGTTCGATTCAACTGAATCTGAAATATTTCAACTACTGTACCGGTCTGACGATGACTTCACCTGCCTTTGACCGTCTGTTCGGCGGCCCGGCCCGGCGGCCCGAATCGCCGTTGACCGGACGAGAAATGGATCTGGCCGCGTCGATTCAATCGGTTACGGAAGAGATCATCCTGAAGATGGCGCGCCATGTCCGGCGGTTGACCGGAGAGGAGAACTTGTGTCTTGCCGGCGGCGTGGCACTGAACTGTTCCGCCAACGGCCGGTTGGCGCGGGAAAAAATCTTCGAGCGGATTTGGATACAGCCGGCTTCCGGCGATGCCGGCGGCGCGCTGGGGGCCGCTTGGTTTGTCTGGCATCAACTGCTCGGCCGGGAGCGGGTAACGACCGGCGGCGATCGCCAGCAGGGATCCTTGCTCGGTCCGGCCTACTCGGCGGCGGAGATCGGCGCTTTGCTGAAGCGGCGGCAAATGGTTTATGAAGAATTCGATTCCGAACCGGCTTTGCTGGCCGCTTGCGCCGCATTGCTCCGGGAAGAGAAGGTGGTCGGCTGGTTTCAGGGACGTATGGAATTCGGGCCGCGGGCCTTGGGGTGCCGCAGCATTCTGGGCGACCCGCGCAGCGAGAAAATGCAGGCGCAGATGAATTTGAAAATCAAATTCCGCGAATCTTTCCGGCCGTTTGCTCCGTCGGTTCTGGCGGAACGCGCTGCCGAATATTTCGATTTTGCCGGCGAATCTCCCTATATGCTGATGGTGGCGCCGCTGGCGGCAAACCACCGGCGCAAATTGACGGCGGCGGAAGAGGCGGTGATGGGCGATGACCCGGATCTGAACCGCCGGCTTCAAATCAGGCGTTCCGATTTGCCGGCGGTCACTCATATCGATTATTCAGCCCGGCTGCAGACGGTGGATGAAACGCGTCACGGCCGTTACCGGCGGCTGCTCGAAGCATTCGCCGGTTTGACCGGTTGTCCGGTGCTGATCAATACCAGTTTCAATATCCGGGGAGAGCCGATCGTCAACACGCCGGAGGAGGCGCTCCACTGTTTTTTGAATACCGACATGGATGTGCTGGTGCTGGAAAATTTCCTGCTGCGCAAGGAGCGGCAGCAGGTCCGGGCCGACAGCGTCGCTTACCGGCGGGAATTCCGATTGGATTAGGAGCCGCAAGTATGATCAATCCGTTTGAAGAAATCAACTGGCGCCCGGATCGTGCCGCCCTGCGGCGGTTCCGCTGGACTTTGTTGGTTGCCGTGCTGGCGATCGCCGTAATCTTATGGGCGGTCGGCCGGCTTTCATCCGCTGGCGCGCTGCGGGTCGGGCTGGCGGGAGCCGCCGTGTTCGCGGTGAGTTGGCTGCCGCTGGCGGGGCGGGGAATCTATCTGGCCTGTTATGCGGTCGGCGGCGCGATCGGGCTGGCGGTATCCAATTTTCTGCTGCTGCTGTTCTTTTTCGGCATGTTTACTCCGGCGGCGTTGATCGGCCGCTGGCGGGGCCGTGATGTCCTCCGCCTGAAAAATTCGAAGCTGGACAGCAATTGGCGGCCAACTGTGAAAATTGCCGATCTGAAGCGATATTTCAAACAATTCTGAAGGGCATTATGAAACAGGAGAAACAGCACTCTTCCGGCGATGAGTTTGAGCGGTTGGAACATCATGGAACAGTAGTCGGCGAACTTTGGGAACTGATCCGGGAAAACAAGAAGTACTGGCTGATTCCGCTGCTCGTCATCCTGTTGCTGCTGGGCTTGCTGATTTTTCTCGGCAGCACGGGAGCCGGGCCGTTTCTTTACACCTTGTTTTGAATGGACGAATCATGACGTGGCCTGAGAGTGTCAGCCGGCGGCTTGCTGTTGGGGCGGCATTGACGGCGATCGCCGGGGGGATGGCGGGTTGGCAGACGCCGTTCAGCGGAATCGTTTTGATGCTCGATGCCGCGCTGGCGGCGCTGCTGGTCGGGCTGTCGGTGCGCCGGATTCGCTGGCTGCGGCTGGCCGCCTTCAATCTGTTGCCGATTTTTCTGTTTCTGGCGGTGGTTGAAACGGTGCTTTTACGGCCCGATCGGGTGGTGTCGAAAGCGTTCGGTGACGCGATGACCCGGCCGGACCGGTCGCTCGGCTATTTCGGCGTGCCGGACGCTTCCGGCGGCCTGCGGCTTGTGATGGATGACGCGGTGCTGGCCGAAGGACATTATCATACCGATGCCGTGGGCCGCCGGCGGACGCCGGAAGGCGATTGGCCGTCCGTCGCCGTGCTCGGCTGCTCGATGGCGTTCGGGCAATTGCTGGACGATGCGGCGACGTTGCCGTGGCGTCTCGGCGAATTGAGCGGCCGGCGGGTATTCAATCTGGCCGTGCCCGGTTACGGCGCCCATGAACCGTTGGCGATGCTCGAGGATGACGGGCGCTGGCGTGAGCTTACCGATGCGGCGCCGGTCGAATTGGTGTTGTATCTGGCGATCGACGACCATGTCAAGCGGACCGCGTTGCTGGCGCCGTGGGAACCGCTGTACGCGCCGCATTATCGAATTGCCGGGGATTCGTTGGTGCGCGGCGGTGTTGCCGGTCGCCTGCTCGGTTTCAAATTGCTTGGGCGGCTGTTGCCGAATACCACTTTATTCATCCGCAAGGCGCTGTTCAGCCGCGGCCGCAACGTGGACGACCGGCGGGCCTTGCGGCTTTACCTGGCGGTTGTGGAGGCGATGCGGAAACGGGTGGAAGCCGCCGGTGCCCGTTTTGTCGTGCTGTTTTACGATTCGACACCGGAGTCGACTGTTCTGATTGAGGCGTTGCGTCGTCAGGGGGAGACGGTTGTTCTGGTCAGTTCGTTATTGGCTGAACCGCTGGATAATTGCCGCTACGTGATTCCGTACGATTCCCATCCGGCCGCCGGCGTCTGGCGGGAGGCGGTACCGCATCTGCTGGAACGACTGGCGCTGTCTCCCGGGCGGGCAGATGAAGCCGGCCGCGAGGAGTGCGCCGGAGGGCTGGGGCGGACGGAATGAAGAAAAAGCGCAAAAAAGCCGGTAAGCGCATTTGCTTTTTTGCCGTTTTCATGTATTTTAAACGACATCACATCGAAGGTGTGATTATTGCGCCCATAGCTCAGTTGGTAGAGCAAATGACTCTTAATCATTGGGTCCTGGGTTCGAGTCCCCGTGGGCGCACCATTATAAAGTATTCCGCCATAAGCGGTTAAGTGCAGTGGCAGACGTAAAAGTCTGCCATTTTTTTATATTGTCAGCCGCCATTATTTGCCATTTTCCGGTTTATTATTTTTTAAGTTACCTGAAATGACCTGAAATATCGAACTTTAACGATGCGTAACCTCTGTTTTTTTCTTAAAAATTTCTTTTTTTATCTTCGCGGATATTCCCTGATTTTCTTGTATTTTTGCGCCACCAAAAGGCATAAATACGCAATTTTATATCATGAAATTTTATAATTTTAGAATCGAACCAAAAAAAATCAGCCGCCATTATTTGCAATTTTGCCTTTAAATTCTTAATTACAAACATATTGTGCAGGATTTTTTATTTGATTCCTTGCTCAAACCCACTTTTCGCGATACTGTGATGGTTGTCCTTTAGCCTGAATATTGCGTAAATTTTCAAAAACAAAGAGGCAGATTCTCGACTAATATATTATATTGTAATATTTTACGTGACAATATAACGCCGAGGTCTGCCAATGACAAAATGTAACGTTTCGATTCCGTTCTTTCAAGGTCCGAAAAGCAGAAAAATTGAATTCAATTTCGCCGGTGGAGATATCAGCAGTGACGGCGGGTTGCTTTTCGTGAAAGAATTCGACCGCAAACTCGGTTTGACCCGGCGCGCCGGTAAACTGCTGGATTCTTTTGATATTCGACAGCCCGGAAAAGTTGAACATTCCTATCTGAGCATGCTTCGTCAACGAGTTTTTGGTTTGGTTGCCGGCCATGAAGATCTCAATGACCATCATGAATTGCGAACTGATCCGCTGATTCAAACTGTTGCCGGTCGTGATCGTCAACTCGCCACTCCAAGCACTTTATGTCGATTCGAAAATGGAATCGATCGTCGTGCTTGCGTAGATTTGAGCCGATTGTTTGTCGAATTCTTTATCGAAAGTTTCTCCACGCCGCCTCGAGAATTGATTCTTGATTTCGATGCTACCGATGACCTCACTTACGGGATGCAGGAAAATCGCTTTTTTCATGGCTATTATGACCACTATTGCTTTTTGCCGTTGTATGTTTTCTGCGGGGATCAATTGCTTGTGGCTTATTTGCGTCCATCAAAAATTGATGCGGTCAAGCATGCTTGGGCGATTCTCTCGCTACTGGTAAAGAGCTCTCGGCAGAAATGGCGGAAGGTTAAGATTATCTTCCGGGGAGACAGTGGCTTTTGACGGCAGAAAATGCTGCACTGGTGCGATAAAAATGAGGTCAAATATATTGTCGGATTGGACAACAATCCACGTTTGCTGGCACTATCAAAAGATCATCAAGGGAACACGGAAGCACTTTACAACGAAACACATGAAAAACAAAACTGTTTACTCAGTTCGAATATGCGGCAGGAACTTGGAAATACCCGCGCCGGGTGATTGCCAAAGCGGAATTCAACTCCCCCGGACCGAATAATCGTTTTATCGTCACCAATCTTGATGATGATGGACAATATCTTTATGAAAAAGTCTATTGCGCCCGAGGTGAGATGGAAAACAGGATCAAGGAACAGCAGCTGGATCTTTTCGCTGATCGGACGAGCTGCCATGACTTTGCGGCAAATCAATTCCGGCTTCTGCTTTCAAGTTTGGCTTATATTCTCATGGAACGGTTTCGGGCATTGTTGTTGACAGGAACTCAATTTGCCGAGGCTACCTGCGGCAGCATTCGCTTATACCTGGTGAAAATCGGTGCCATTATTCGGCGGAATACCAGAAAAATTTATGTTGCTCTTTCAAGTGCTTGTCCAAATCAGGAACTCCTCCGCTTGATCGCTGCGAAAATCATCGCTTGGGAATAAAACCTTGGAGAGCTGTCCCCGGCTCGCCGAACAACAACGGGGGAAAGGGGGAATATGCTCAATTTGCAAAAAAACGACAATATCCGACTCTGAAAATAAAAACTTCCGAATCTTCTGAACATTTCTCGACGATTCGAAAGTTTCATGCAACATTCAGGTTAGCCGTTTTTATAAAGAAACTCATTTTTATCTTTTCTTTGAATCAATGCTGTTTTCGAGAAAAACTCCATCGTCAAGTTACTCTATTTTCAGCGATTGGCAGCAAATTACTTATTTTGCAGTTGCCTTGAAATCTATACAGATTTCAAGGTTAACTCTTTGATTTCCAATTGTTTTTTTTTTCATATTTACCATTTTATTGGAAAATATGAAAAAAACAAAAAAAGGAACCATATTGATGCCTAAGGCTATACTCAATAAAAGACGTAATGGAACCGGGTCGTTGAAGAAAATGCCGAGCGGATTCTATGCGGTTCAATATTACGATGATGACGGCAAGCGGCGTCAGAAAACCTTACTGGACAGAGCCGGAAATCCGACAAAAATAAAGGAGGAAGCAGAACAACTCATACGTCAGCGTTTTGCCACTAATACAGCTCTGGAGCAGCTTGAATCCAAAGAAGAAGCGATTCTGAAATTGATGGAAACCCGGCAGATGATGGTTAAGTGTAGCTTGACTCTGACGGAGGCTTGGAATAAGTTCCATGAGTTCAAGGAAGGAACGGTTGAAGCCATCACATTGAAAGGCTACGAAAGTGCGTGGCGAACTTTTATCGGTTATATGTCAAAAAGACATCCGATCATTGAAAAAATTGGAGAAGTAACCCAGTCGGTATTGGAAGATTATTTCAACTTTCGCAAAGCCCAAAAAGTTTCCGCTCAAACTTTCCGGGTTGATACGATCACTTTGAAAAGCGTCTGGCGTAAAGCCCTGGGACCGGAAACCGAAAAACTGTTTCTTGATTTGCCTAAAATTCCGAAAAGTCAACAATCGCGAGAGCCATTGACCCTTCAGGAACTACAACATATATTCAGTTTATTGTCCTCCGACAGCTTGTATGAACTTAATGATAAGGATGAATATCGCTGTCTTCTGAAGTTGATGGCTTTTACCGGAATTCGCGGTGGAGAAGGCACTCAAATGACTTGGCAAGATATCAATGAATCCTTTACTGAAATATCATTTGTACCGAATAAAACGAAAAGATCGTCGCCAGATCCGGTGACTATTCCGATTCATCGTGAATTACGAGCAGAATTATTATATCGCTTTTCCATCCGGGCTTCCGGTGACGTTTATATCATGCCCAAGCTCCAAATGCGTTATCGCTCCTATACCGGCGCTATCAGCAAAATTATAACCAAAATACTGCAGTCAGC harbors:
- a CDS encoding D-alanine--D-alanine ligase, translating into MRNTELSAMITELERQLPELPLKYMVSWREITTLGVGSEIPVVAEPTDDIMLARLLAFCRERTLPVLLVGGGSNLVGCDAEFAGIVVRLRQNDFVRLRFGRNHVTVGGGVRLADLVNSCARHGFGALAPLVGIPGTVGGALRMNAGAHDVTLSEFVIELFGWHLDGTPWTAVREDIQWRYRASSLPEDVVITGAILRLDSGIDKEAARKVSYYLDLRRQHEPRGRSAGCAFRNIAPDEPAGRLIDRCGLKGAVSGGAGISDKHANYLMNGGEASENDVVELLSRVRREVAAQTGLYLVPEYCFADPAALRRVLAAAMPPRVAVLKGGDSSEREVSLRSGAAVAQALRNANYPVREIDLKSCEVLPEMAAAEVIFPVLHGGFGEDGSLQAVLEAAHLNFVGSGSAACRLVMDKIATKQLLETMQLPTARWATVSREHPEFPDGLQLPVMIKAPWQGSTIGIAKVEKAADWAAALEKIFVYDEVLLVEEFIAGSEITVPVVNGRVMPVVEIQSPHGFYDYDAKYVYQNGKTNYFCPPRTISERTQREASAAALKFYVAAGCRDLLRVDFMVDAAGNSFMLEGNALPGFTATSLVPKAAQVAGMSFERLCASLVQAARQRA
- a CDS encoding carbamoyltransferase, coding for MNILGISAYYHDSAAALLCDGVVVAAAQEERFSRRKQDASFPSRAVDFCLKQAGLAVSELDYVVFYEKPLQKFDRLLETYLAFAPRGFASFSRAIPQWLKQKLFLRRDIRHRLGRDFRGKLLFTEHHQSHAASAFYPSPFERAAVLTVDGVGEWATASIGVGNGRRLELYEQMNFPHSLGLLYSAFTGYCGFRVNSGEYKLMGLAPYGRPVYAGLIREKLVRIFDDGSIQLNLKYFNYCTGLTMTSPAFDRLFGGPARRPESPLTGREMDLAASIQSVTEEIILKMARHVRRLTGEENLCLAGGVALNCSANGRLAREKIFERIWIQPASGDAGGALGAAWFVWHQLLGRERVTTGGDRQQGSLLGPAYSAAEIGALLKRRQMVYEEFDSEPALLAACAALLREEKVVGWFQGRMEFGPRALGCRSILGDPRSEKMQAQMNLKIKFRESFRPFAPSVLAERAAEYFDFAGESPYMLMVAPLAANHRRKLTAAEEAVMGDDPDLNRRLQIRRSDLPAVTHIDYSARLQTVDETRHGRYRRLLEAFAGLTGCPVLINTSFNIRGEPIVNTPEEALHCFLNTDMDVLVLENFLLRKERQQVRADSVAYRREFRLD
- a CDS encoding DUF5989 family protein codes for the protein MKQEKQHSSGDEFERLEHHGTVVGELWELIRENKKYWLIPLLVILLLLGLLIFLGSTGAGPFLYTLF
- a CDS encoding tyrosine-type recombinase/integrase → MPSGFYAVQYYDDDGKRRQKTLLDRAGNPTKIKEEAEQLIRQRFATNTALEQLESKEEAILKLMETRQMMVKCSLTLTEAWNKFHEFKEGTVEAITLKGYESAWRTFIGYMSKRHPIIEKIGEVTQSVLEDYFNFRKAQKVSAQTFRVDTITLKSVWRKALGPETEKLFLDLPKIPKSQQSREPLTLQELQHIFSLLSSDSLYELNDKDEYRCLLKLMAFTGIRGGEGTQMTWQDINESFTEISFVPNKTKRSSPDPVTIPIHRELRAELLYRFSIRASGDVYIMPKLQMRYRSYTGAISKIITKILQSAGIITSVAPNAQVRRAIRKTIDPQTQKVVAKQCKICRKSMHSVRHYFATIASKLSIDPLITQRILGHKTLKMTSHYTHIDIEQKSEAIARLPDIYPADTIDVVAVDVTANTRQDLLSEITLALHDLPLNHLMLIRDQLRLVSHHNHELPLNIPLPAVTEKRLNEVLFFNNIEVGKIFGISDSMVTRYLKKYDLPTSLNVA